The following are encoded together in the Heliangelus exortis chromosome 15, bHelExo1.hap1, whole genome shotgun sequence genome:
- the ZCCHC10 gene encoding zinc finger CCHC domain-containing protein 10: MGGKGALRAASRHAPRRYASLPVRAVKMATPMHRLIARRQAEANKQHVRCQKCLEFGHWTYECKGKGKYLHRPSRTAQLAKILKEKEKQLLLQQSTGESTAEKKPKKKRSTSVSSSSSSSSSSSGSSGSASSSGSEDSSSSSSSDDSDTDDSSSSSSSSSSSSPSSSSSSSSSDSDSDSSSPSSSSSSSSEDEPPKKKKKK; this comes from the exons ATGGGAGGGAAAGGGGCGTTGCGCGCCGCCTCCCGGCATGCACCGCGGCGCTACGCGTCACTTCCGGTGCGGGCCGTTAAGATGGCGACTCCCATGCACCGGCTGATCGCCCGCAGGCAGGC GGAGGCAAACAAGCAGCACGTGAGGTGCCAGAAGTGTCTGGAGTTTGGGCACTGGACTTATGAGTGCAAAGGGAAGGGGAAATACCTGCACAGACCCTCCAGGACAGCTCAGCTGGCAAaaatcctgaaagaaaaagaaaaacagctcttGCTGCAGCAAAG CACTGgagaaagcacagcagaaaagaagccCAAGAAGAAAAG ATCCACAAGCgtgagcagctccagcagctccagcagcagcagcagcggcagctCGGGCAGCGCCTCCTCCTCAGGCAGCGAGGactcctccagctcttcctcctccgATGACAGCGACACCGAtgactcctcctcctcctcctcctcttcctcctcttcctccccctcctccagcagttcctcctcttcctccgaCTCCGACTcggattcctcctccccctcctccagcagcagcagcagctccgaGGATGAGCCCCccaaaaagaagaagaagaagtaG